The following are encoded together in the Natator depressus isolate rNatDep1 chromosome 10, rNatDep2.hap1, whole genome shotgun sequence genome:
- the C1QTNF8 gene encoding complement C1q tumor necrosis factor-related protein 8, whose amino-acid sequence MSAVLLMLLVSTVNAGTLREKGSLRREARRLSCVRCCGPSEEPVSFASSRATRMSNDPAYSVPKVQPTIDITILKGEKGDLGEKGITGGAGKDGERGLRGYNGRKGQKGQVGPPGNSCKLHYAAFSVGRRKPLHSSDYFQHVTFDTEFVNLYKHFSMFTGKFFCYVPGIYFLNLNVHTWNFKETYLHLMKNNKEVAILYAQPSDRSIMQSQSLMLELQEGDEVWVRMFKRERENGIYSEESDIYITFNGHLIKPAIE is encoded by the exons ATGAGTGCTGTGCTTCTGATGCTTTTGGTATCCACTGTGAATGCTGGCACCCTACGAGAAAAGGGCTCGCTGAGACGGGAAGCCCGGCGGCTTTCATGCGTGCGATGTTGTGGGCCTTCAGAAGAGCCAGTCTCCTTCGCCTCGTCACGAGCCACTAGGATGAGCAATGACCCCGCCTATTCAGTGCCCAAAGTCCAGCCCACAATAGATATCACCATCCTGAAAG GTGAGAAAGGTGACCTGGGAGAGAAAGGGATCACCGGAGGGGCTGGAAAGGATGGAGAACGAGGGCTACGTGGTTATAACGGACGGAAAGGTCAGAAAGGCCAGGTTGGTCCACCAGGCAATTCCTGCAAGCTGCATTATGCTGCCTTTTCAGTGGGCCGGAGAAAACCTCTCCATAGCTCTGATTATTTCCAGCATGTCACTTTTGATACGGAGTTTGTGAATCTCTACAAACACTTCAGCATGTTCACAGGGAAATTCTTCTGCTATGTGCCAGGGATCTACTTCTTAAACCTTaatgtccacacctggaacttcAAAGAGACCTACCTGCACTTAATGAAGAACAATAAGGAAGTGGCCATCCTCTATGCCCAGCCCAGTGATCGGAGTATCATGCAGAGCCAGAGTCTCATGCTCGAGCTGCAGGAAGGAGATGAGGTCTGGGTGAGAATGTTTAAACGAGAGAGGGAAAATGGCATCTATAGTGAGGAGTCTGATATTTACATCACCTTCAATGGCCATTTAATTAAACCAGCCATAGAGTAG